In one window of Mercurialis annua linkage group LG4, ddMerAnnu1.2, whole genome shotgun sequence DNA:
- the LOC126679553 gene encoding double-stranded RNA-binding protein 4-like, with protein MDIISVVDPPPAASTSNSLPENVMYKNRLQEYAQRACLPLPVYKTVNEGHPHLPNFRSTVLVDGKEFSSQNAFLHRKEAEQDVARLALDSIKEKIVDEGSSFVSEDTTFCKSILNEYAAKMRLEKPTYKTVKQEAVLPYFVSSLVFNGVTYTGNAGRNKKEAEQLTARTAIMSLLGNAESSKTISNYVKSKRNLYAALRKLNPQDVQHSNVPMTGNNTVTEAILANDAMPIGTVQEVSSVMHTPTGAVHEAASVMHTQTGAVHEASSVMHTPRHIFTKPNSEVSDAVELPMTFVHPSVEQSMAANPISKKRKRKNKKKANKRMQIESQ; from the exons CATTGCCTGAGAATGTAATGTATAAAAATCGATTGCAAGAGTACGCACAAAGAGCATGCCTGCCGCTACCGGTTTACAAAACGGTTAATGAAGGGCATCCACACCTCCCCAACTTTAGGTCCACGGTTTTAGTGGATGGAAAAGAATTCTCTTCCCAGAATGCATTTTTACATCGAAAGGAAGCTGAACAAGATGTAGCAAGACTTGCATTAGACTCCATAAAAGAGAAGATAGTCGATGAAGGATCTTCCTTTGTTAGTGAG gACACAACATTTTGCAAGTCTATATTAAATGAGTATGCAGCCAAGATGCGACTTGAAAAGCCTACATATAAAACTGTTAAGCAGGAAGCGGTTCTTCCCTATTTTGTTTCTTCCTTGGTTTTCAATGGTGTAACATATACCGGTAACGCTGGTAGGAACAAGAAAGAGGCTGAACAGCTGACAGCCCGTACTGCTATTATGTCCCTTTTAG GAAATGCGGAGTCAAGTAAAACTATTTCCAATTATGTCAAGTCAAAACGAAACTTATATGCTGCACTGCGTAAATTAAACCCGCAGGATGTTCAACATAGCAATGTGCCTATGACTGGTAACAATACAGTAACTGAAGCTATTTTGGCGAACGACGCAATGCCAATAGGTACAGTTCAGGAGGTATCTTCTGTGATGCATACTCCAACAGGTGCAGTTCATGAGGCAGCTTCTGTGATGCATACTCAAACAGGTGCAGTTCACGAGGCATCTTCTGTGATGCATACTCCCCGCCATATATTCACCAAACCAAATTCAGAAGTCTCTGATGCAGTTGAACTTCCAATGACATTTGTGCATCCATCAGTAGAACAATCTATGGCTGCTAATCCTATCTCTAAGAAAAGgaagagaaagaataagaagaaggCAAACAAAAGAATGCAAATTGAATCCCAGTAA